The stretch of DNA CTGTAGATGGTAATGGCATAGAATTTAGTAAATTCTTGAGGCCAACTAAGTCTAGAAATTTACAAACATTGGTAGGTATTAGTACCAAGAATCTTCTACCGAGTGATCTTCTACAGTTGGAGAGTCTCAAGAAATTAGGAATTTATGTGGATGGAAACTTTGAGACATTCTTACACAATCCCCAATCTCTCACATTCACTCATCTGTTTTCGTTACAAGTGAAGAATTCTTATATTTATATGGTGGGCAACAAGATAAATATTGTTCCTTTGATATTAAGCTGTCCTAACATTTATAAGCTTACAGTAGAGTTGCCTATAATAAGATTACCACAACTCAACCAATTCTCCCCAAATCTCATGAAATTAAAGTTGGCATTTCTCAGACTTGAGGATGATTCGATGCCAACATTAGAAAAGCTACCAAAATTAAGAGTCCTTGTCATTGGATATGATAGCTTTATGGGGGATGAGATGGTGTGCTCAAGAGGAGGTTTCCTTCGACTTGAATCTCTTGAACTTACATATCTGACAAACTTGAAGGAGTGGAAAGTGGAGGAGAGTGCATTGCCTAGACTAGGCTATTTGACTATTAGAATGTGCATAAGATTGAGGAGAGTTCCAGATGGAGTAAGAAACATTGTTACACTCAATGAGATAAAGATATCTAATATGCCtaaaaaattcaaagaaaagatGGAGCAAGGAGGAGACGATTTCCACAAAGTCAACCACGTCCCATCAATTGTGATGAAGGTACATAtctaagggaaatttgattttttatgcttacattttaaaaaaaaatttctaaacaaATAAGAACTAATATTTGTAAGATATGATAATTTTTATGATATACCTAAAATACCCCTATTTACATCACCCCATTTACActatcggaccacccatcggaccacaccatcggaccacccatcgggccacccattggacccatcggaccacccatcggactacatcggaccaaatctgctaccaatttttttttatgtttttgtacatacaaaagtagcatcaggtgactatcggaccaccatcggaccccatcaaactactatttttttttttttatgtttttgcactaaaaaaaagtatggaaaatttgagaggggtatttttgggttttagataaaatggtcatatatttttaatagtaatatgtattagtttagaaataaaatattaagtatatataaGTATATCTATCTAATtccattcattttatttttttatcattatttataattactaaaattccTCAAGTTAATATAgttatttttctcttttatcattttgttttatataactATCAATATATATAGGGTGATTTTACAAGCACCCTTTAAAAGAaatgtactgatgcacccttTACTTATTTCGGCATCGAgaaaaattttttagtctaatttttttttcatattcatgtaggttatagctatttaagatatcttacaaaattttgagaaatttagaataatttacaatatagaaaataatgttcaaacaatctattttacacgcgtataaaataaaatagtcacttGTGCAACATACTATTTGAACGCAGTTTTCAGTGTGTTAAACTttttcgaatttcttaaaattttgcaggatgtcttaaataactataatttacatcatgagaaaaaaatttaattaaaaaattatttcagataCTAAAACGAATAAAGATGTATCGGTACACCTCCTTTTAAAAtggtgcattatagaattttccatatatatatatatatatatgggtgactattcaatggttacatttttattgtaaccatatggttacatttttctttgacctgtaatagcaggttaccaataggtagactttctttttttagaatttattaattataattaactattttcttaaaataattaattaaatagtagacattccttttttagaattaattgattataattaactattttcttaaaataattaattaaatattcaacaagacctcttttagcaattaatatttatatttaaatccttacttgaattattttaataattaagccatttaattataatatttacaataaaatttattttttttacaaaaattaaacttcttttaacacaaattaaaatgctcttcttataataaaatttcaaataattaattatttttaaatgatatttaattattttgttacaattatatgaactaagtatgaggcctcaagctaatcaatcgataacaagtgcaggcatttttttttctaaaaaaccctttaacttatttcattttttactttttaaatatttaaataaaaaataaataattaagtgaaataatttaaaattaagattacaagtataataaaatttaaattatgaaattatatgtgtataattttaaattataaaaagctttgctataaaattttaaataatttaagtataaaaaaattaaattgctaaaagatccttatatagtaataagttgcaaaaaattaattaataattataattaatttaattctaaaatataattaatcttaattaaagtttaataaggaaataaatgattaggttactttcaggttacaagttatttattatttatttttatttaatttccaaattaatcacaaccatttaatagtaatccaatggcttaaaaaaatgtaaccatgatggttacaataaaaatgtaaccattgaaacctcttccatatatatatagataattgtttcaaaaaaaattaccctCAAAGTaaatctaaattttttgttaGCACTTAgtgattttatttgttttaattcaATATTATTTAGGATCTTATTAATTATCTCAAAAACTTTCTATCTTTTTGTCTCTCTCTTATCTACATCCAGGCGATCACAATAGTTTTAAGGAATACTTGGCGTCGTCGTAATGGTGGATTTgagagttttctcttcttcagaatcaataatttttttctaattagaCATTCTTATCTATAATCATTTTTCTTATGATGAATTTGGCCTATAATATTCACTTCAGCTTGatataattctataatattcTTATGATGAATTTGGCCTATAATATTCACTTCAACTTGGAATTTTTCATCAATATCTTGAAACATTATGGATGATTTATTTCTAGCAATTGAATCTCACATTATAACAGAGCTGAGACATGAACTCATTTTTgctgtaataattttttatgagaTTTTTGTTTACTGGGAAACACAGGTGTACCATAAATGAGTTTGTCCATGGGTGTCTGAAGCTTAATCTTATCCATATGTGTAGTCAATTGTGGTAGTCGCATTTTTCTTGGTACAGTtagtaatatttattaatatatagaaaAAGTGCTACCTGTATATGGAGAATCTGATATCAACATTTGGAGGATGTGTTTGCCACTGCCAATCACCAATATCTGTTTGTTCATTTGGGTTGTGTTttaatgcttttttttttcccacATTTACAATACACATATCAATCATTTTCAAAACCCATTTTGTAAACCATAGAATGAACTTCTCTTCCCTTATTCAACTCCATCAAACCAACACAAGCTTTAAGCACGATCGAAAAAGAGAATTTATTACCAGTAATTCGCAATTCTTGCATCAAAGAAAAATAACCAATTCAAAGCAGAAGCAAAAACCATCCAATTTCAAGCAAAAACATTTGGCTTAGGAATTTTATCAAACACATACTTTGCATACCTCATATCTCCACAAGCTTTGAATTCAAAGACAACAAATTCATGTTCATTCCAGTTCCTAACAACACCCCATGAATCTGCTTGCCTTGTCTCAAAGCTTTTCCTTTGAGGCATTTATTCAAACACAAAGCCAACTGGTCTGGGGAGGAATTTAACgttttttcatgattttttagAACCCCATTTGGGAATCAAACCCATGAATCGTATTCCATGGCGTTGTTTATATGATATGAAGAATTGAAACTATAAAAACTGCATAGAATCTTTTGCTTGAATGAAGagaaaatagagaaagaaaggaaaaaaactaCTCCTACGAGTTCAGAAGAAAAATTTAACTTCATGCAACAATCTTGTCGTTATAAAGAATAGTGTCGTTTCAAGGAAAGATGTCGTTTTGCTTCTTTATTAAGAAAAGTGTCGTTTTTCTTTATTATGTATGTAAATATTCATCCAAATCGTCTTCTGGTGGGAAAGAATAAATTTCTGCAATAATGccacaatcatttttttttttttttggaaatttgtTAATTGATTTGTGCtataaaacaatatatatataatctaggCTACTCTTCTTCCATCAAAGGACAATATAGTTTAATTCTTAGTTTGTCCTCAATGTGAAAAGAATATGATACTTTTTAAGTTTTCTCATCTTTGAGGTTGCAGATATAGTTAGAACCACATGAGCCACAGCCACAGTTAGAAAATCGAGTTGAGTAATAAGGAGAGCCAACCAATTAAAGATGGGTTCCTTCTTGGAAGTGACTTATTATGGTGGGCCTACCAATAATGCTCAATGCCTTTTAGCTACTCCACACATATACACGAATAGGACCACCTCTAAATCACTGTAAggataagaaaaaaaatcagagaACAGAACAAAATCAGCAGCCATTATTGAATACCAACAACACCACTTGGGATAGAAATGCTTAAATGAGTCATCTGTTTTGCTGTTAGATCATATCATACAATTCAATTCAATTTAGTTACTGAGCAAAATTATCAAATGGCAGATGCTGTTGTTTCGTTTGTGATTGAAAGGCTTGGAGACTTGGTGATTTCTGAAGCTCAATTCTTGGGTGGAGTTGAAGCCCAAGTTGGGAATGCACAAATCAGGCTTCAATGTATGAGTGCTTTCTTAAAAGATGCTGATGCTTTGGTAAGAAATGGTGATGAGAGAGTTCGCCTTTTGGTTGTCCAAGTCAGAGAAAATGCTCTTGACTTGGAAGATGTTATTGAGACTTATGTCTTCAAAGTGGCTTTGAAGGGGAATGAAGGAAGCAAATGGAAAAGATTTATTTGCATCTTCAGAGAAGAAATTGACGTCCACAAAGTTGGAACAGAGATTGAGAGGATCTCATCCGACATTCATACTTGGACTTCACAGTTAGAAGCTTTTGGAGTACGCAGATCAATACACAATGCAGCTGAAGCTTCTTCAAGCAGCTATGTTCAACAAGAAAGACAGTTAAGGCAAGCTTATTCTTTTGTTGAAGACAATGTTGTTGTTGGATTCGACAAAGATATTAAAGATTTGGTTGGCCTTTTGACTGAAAAAGAGAATTCTCGCAAGCATAAGGTGATCTCTGTATGTGGGATGGGTGGTTTGGGCAAAACTACTCTTGCAAGAAAGGTCTATCAGCATCCTCATGTCAGGACTCACTTTGATTGTTATGCTTGGGCCTCAATATCTCAGCAATGTAATAGACGCGATGTCTTCGAAGAAGTTTACTTTGCTTTCACTTCTCCCACAGATGCACAAAGAAAACGCATCAAAAACTTAAGTGATGTTGAATTAGCAAGGGAGCTTTACAACTTTCAGAAACAGAAAAAATGTTTGGTAGTTCTTGATGATATATGGACTGCTACAACATGGGATCTTCTACAACATGCATTCCCTACTACTACTCAAGGAGACACATTGCATAGCAAGATCTTACTCACTACTCGGAACAAGGATGTAGCTTTGCATGCCGATCAACACGGTTTCATCCATGAACCTCGTTTGCTCAATGAAGAGGAAAGCTGGGAGCTGTTTCATAAAAAGTACTTCTGTGTTGAAGCAGATCCATCAAGTAATATATTTCACTCTTTTTAACTCAATCATCATAATATTcccttttttttaatctttatatgCATGTACTTAAAAGCTAAATCATAATTCTTTTTGTGTATTTCATTGGATATATAAATTCAGACTCAAATTATGATGAAGAAAGGAAGAAAGAACTTGCGGTAGAGATGCTTAGAAAGTGCTCTGGTCTGCCATTAGCCATCATTGTGCTCGCTGGTCTTCTATCTAAGAAACACACTGTATATGATTGGGAGCAACTGAAAGCAAATGTAATTCGCTGGATAGGTCAAGGTGGTCAACAACATTATGATGACTCAAAATACCGTAGTGTTCGGGGGGTGTTGGGTTTGAGTTACAGCGAGTTACCACGTCACTTGAAGCCTTGTTTTCTGTACTTGGCTCGTTACGCTGAAGATGTCCCAATAAGAGCAAAAGAGTTATGTCTTGTGCTCATAGCAGAAGGTTTTATATCGCGAAGAGGAGGGTCTGTGGAAACTTTGGAGGAAGTGGCATATGATTGGTTGTGTGAGTTGGTGGAGAGGAGTATGATTCAGGTCAAAGAAATGAGTTTAACAGAAGGAAGGATAAAATCATTTTGCATTCATGATCTCATGCGAGACTTGTGTGTGTCTAAAGCCCAAGAAGAAAACTTTCTACATTTTACTGATTGGCAGAATAAAGGGGAAGAGTTTCCAATAGAAACAAAGGTACGAAGAGTTTCCATCTATGATAATGGAAATATTGATGGTAGTGATTTTATTCATATGCTTAGAAACAAAGATGGCTCTCTCAGGTGCCTTGCTCTATATTGTGAAAGAattgagaaaagaaaaagaatattgAGACATGCATGCAATCACTTTTTGAAGCTTAGAGTTTTGATTATTGGTCAGCGGTATGCTTTCAATACTTTCGAGTTGCCTAAAGAAATTGGGAATCTGATCCATCTAAGGTTATTAAGTATTCctaaatggaaaataaaaaagattccATCTTCTTTTGGCAATTTAAGATGTCTCCAGACTTTGAGAGTATGGACCAGGAGTTATAAAATACCAAGTTCAATGTGCAAGTTGGAGCAACTAAGGCATCTATATCTTATCACTGAAGATGGTAATGGCATAGAATTTGGTAATTTCTTGAGGTCAACTAAGTCTAGAAATTTACAAACATTGGTAGGTATTAGTACTAAGGATCTTCTACTGAGTGATCTTCTACAGTTGAAGAGTCTCAAGAAATTAGGGATTCGTGTGGATCGAAATTTTGTGACATTCTTACACAATCCCCAATCTCTCACATTCACTCGTCTTCTGTCTTTACAAATGAATAATCTTTTTGGCACCAAGATAgatattgttcctttgataTTAAGCTGTCCTCAAATTTATAAGCTTACAGTAGAGTTGCCTATAATAAGATTACCAGAAGTCAACCAATTCTCCCCAAATCTCATCAAGTTGAAGTTGACTGGGCTGTTACTTGAGGATGATCCAATGCCAACATTAGAAAAGCTACCAAAATTAAGAGTCCTTATGATTAGTTTTAATAGTTTTACAGGGGATGAGATGGTGTGCTCAAGAGGAGGTTTCCCTCGACTTGAATCTCTTCAGCTTACTGGTCTATATTACTTGAAAGAGTGGAAAGTGGAGGAGAGTGCATTGCCTACACTTGCCTATTTGCGTATTCATTATTGCAGCAAATTGAGAGTTCCAGATGGAGTAAGAAACATTGTTACACTCAATGAGATAAAGATAATTTCTATGCCTAAGAAATTCAAAGAAAGGATGGAGGAAGGAGGAGACGATTTCCACAAAGTCAACCACGTGCCATCACGTGTATTCATCAATTGTGATACAGGTACATATCTATCTTTTGTTGTTAACtccattctttttctttttctatcaTTATTATCTTTACTTAAATTCCCAAAttaacatgttttttttttctcttctatcattttgttttatattaatataactaTTTCTTTTtccaataattttattattttcttttatgtttttgtagagaattgaaaaatatattattattttttttttttttaaaatctattaaTATGACTAATTAAATTGTATACCTAAAAATATTTAagcaattaaaatatttttagttatattattagtttttacTAAAACACTCTTTTTGGGGATGTTATCCattagttattatatatattttttttgaaacaagttactatatatttttagtttacgattactttgaatatattttgtgaaaaataatatttatacggtatgtcaaatatatatattttttcaagacTAATTAGATTACATATCCTAAATGGTGTCAAAGAAAGCATACTTTGACATGTGTAATGctttatgttattatttttaaagtatCAAGTAATTTAtagtttatattaaaaatttgaatCTATTTTCAcacaattaattttatttatttatttatttatttttctcttagGTACGTTATTACTTATTTGCTCATGCATTTTTCTATTAAGCCACTACATTTGAAGAGGAAGGAGGAGAGTAAAAACCTTTATTTACATAAATTCAACAACAAAACGTAAAAATGAATCTAAAAAGtcaataaagaaatatttatgttaataaaagtttatataattgaaaattaaaaaacaggTAAAAAcggaaaaaagttagaaaaaggTCGTACAATGGGTAAAtgctttcaaaaataaaaaattattttataatcatCTATCTCAcatttaattaagaaattatttattcattattttattaaatacaaataaataaaaaataaaaatttgcttatatctattattatatataaaatgtggctatataacagaatttttggtttatgagaaattattgagtgactttttttattaaataaaaaaaataacaaattattaaatattgacACGTAAAGGGTCAGCAATGCATGCATGTAGttagttaaacttaaatataattaatccacctaaagtgttgcaattaataataaatttgttcatattgtttattttttaatgaaatataatacagggtgattctacaatgcacccccttaaaatggatgtattgatgcacccttaacttgtttcggcatctagaagaattttttagtctaattttttttcatattcatgtacgttatatctatttaagatatcctacaaaattttaaaaaattcggaataatttacaatatagaaaacaatgttcaaacagtctattttacacgcgtataaaataaaatagtcacgcgtgcaacacactgtttgaacgtagttttcggcgtgttaaacttttctgaatttcttaaaattttgcaggttgtcttaaataactataacgtacatgactgtgagaaaaaatttgaccaaaaaattatttcggatgctaaaacaaataggggtgcatcaatatatccattttaagggtgtgcattgtagaatttttctataatatatattatgtttactTGTAGTTAATAAGTATAATACTCACATAGTTTGTAAACAATGTGAAActattacaatatatatatatatatatatatatatatattacttagaagaaatattataaaatagatAGAATATTAATAGATAAATAGTAAGAAAATGTTcataagatctcatttgatttatatttttctttatatattgagaaaaacaataatgtttaattttatttaaaataatttagttagaatttttttgggctaataaaaatatagaattatatatataaaatcttaaaataaaattaacttaaattgtatattattattatatattacatcaaatataaaaaaacgtataaaacaaatatttattaaataattacttttaaaaatataaataatgaaatatatattagatgaaagataaaaaatttaaaaattttaaaaataaaataataaaaatttatagggtaagaaattaatcaaccacccataaacaaaaataattttgaatgaattaatatgacataaaaagaataatatttataagCTACATAGATGATGCCTACATCATTTATAAACAATGTGTGATATTTAGTTCATGTATTTTTGTAGTTATTTtctaaataaagtagaaaaactttacaaaattttaaaaatagaataaaaaaaatctaagatCCCACCTAAACTTATTTTATGTTTtcctttatattttatatatatagatttttacTAAAACACCCCTTTTGGGATGTTATCCATTAGTTATTAGttctttatttttagtttataattactttcattatattttgtgaaaaatGATATTCATACAATATGTCATATATCTCTATTTTTTATGActgattaaattatatataaacaacCATAATTTGACATGTGTAATGTCtaattatgttattattttttagctaTGAAATGTATAGTTTTTATGAATGATTTTGAATCTATTTTTACacaattaatgttattttttccctcttatttattattgtgtaattgaatttttaattatcaataaaatgCAACCCTTAATAATGAGTAgaagtgaatatatatatatatatgtactgaGTACTTATTTGCTCATGCATTTTCGTATTGGCATTACTATGAATGCAGATTGACTAAATATGAATTAAAGTGGGAGAATATCATATCAAGATTTGGAGGATGTGTTGTCACTGCCAATCATCAATGTCtgtttattcaattattaatatttaaaatataaagtgtaataTTCGAATTGTGTTGtgttttaattcttaaattagtgtctgttttaaatttttatgttttatatgttgttatgtaatatatatgtttgGATTGTTGTCTCATCAACATTGTCGTTTTCTTTTAGCAAAATGTGCAATAACAAGAAAAGCTCATGTCACCCAAggcttaattaattaacattaatTAGTAAATGAAGAGGGGTTGGGAGGAATAGAAATTTGAATGATTCCTTCAAGCATATGAATAACTTTTTTGATGGTGGGTCTCAACAATGGATTCTCTTGAATACACCACAATGCAACCATTACAAACCTCTCTACTCTGTTCATGTCACCCAAGGCTTCTTCATCATTCACCAAAACCATATCCATTTTCCCATCTTTATAGCAATCATAAACCCAATCACACAGTATCatttcattttcttcttctacACTATACCATAGCTATACACATCAACCTTAACTCTCACACCTGAGTTTTTGAACCATTCAGGTGCAACATACCCTCTGGTTCCTCTTATTTCAGTCTTTGTTTGAGTCTGATTCTTTGTCAAAATCTTAGCTAATCCAAAATCAGATATTCTTGCTGTAAATGAGTCATCTAGGAGGATGTTTTGAGGTTTAAAAGGGTGTGTTCGCATTATTGATGTCCACAAAGTTGGATCAGAGATTGAGAGGATCTCATCCAACATTGATACTTGGACTTCACAGTTAGAAGCACTTGGAGTACACAGATCAATACAAAAAGCAGATGAAGCTTCTTCAAGCAGCTATGTCCAACAGCAAAGACAGTTGAGGCAAGCTTATTCTTTTGTTGAAGACAATGTTGTTGTTGGATTTGATAAGGACATTGAAGAGTTGGTTGCCCTTTTGACTGAAGAAGAGAATTCTCATAAGCATAAGGTGGTTTCGATATGCGGGATGGGTGGTTTGGGGAAGACTACTCTTGCAAGAAAGGTTTATCAGCATTCTCAAGTCAGGACTCACTTTGATTGTTATGCTTGGGCCTCAATATCTCAGCAATGTAATACAAGCAATGTCTTCAAAGGAATTCACTTTTCTCTCACTTCTCCTACAGATGAACAAAAAATTCACATAAAAAACTCAAGTGATGTTGAATTAGCAAGGGAGCTTTTCAACTTTCAGAAACAGAAAAAATGTTTGGTGGTTCTTGATGATATATGGACCACAACAACATGGGATCTTCTAAAGCATGCATTCCCTACTCAAGGAGAAACGCATAGCAAGATCTTACTCACTACTCGGAACAAGGATGTAGCTTTGCATGCCGATCAACACGGTTTCATCCATGAACCTCGTTTGCTCAATGAAGAGGAAAGCTGGGAGCTGTTTCATAAAAAGTACTTCTGTGTTGAAGCAGATCCATCAAGTAATATATTTCACTCTTTTTAACTCAATCATCATAATATTcccttttttttaatctttgtttttatttgtATATACATGTACTTGTCAGTAAACTAACATCAGTTTGATAGGAATACATTACTTAAATCATAATTCTTTTTGTGTATTTCATTGGATATATAAATTCAGACTCAAATGATGATgaagaaaggaaaaaagaacTTGCAGTAGAGATGCTTAGAAAGTGCTCTGGTCTGCCATTAGCCATCATTGTGCTCGCTGGGCTTTTATCTACGAAAAAGAAACACACCGTATATGATTGGGAGCAACTGAAAGCAAATGTAATTCGCTGGATAGGTGAAGGTGGTCAACAACATGATGACAACTCAAAATACATTAGTGTTCGGGCGGTGTTAGGTTTA from Cannabis sativa cultivar Pink pepper isolate KNU-18-1 chromosome 2, ASM2916894v1, whole genome shotgun sequence encodes:
- the LOC133035182 gene encoding putative disease resistance protein At1g50180, with protein sequence MADAVVSFVIERLGDLVISEAQFLGGVEAQVGNAQIRLQCMSAFLKDADALVRNGDERVRLLVVQVRENALDLEDVIETYVFKVALKGNEGSKWKRFICIFREEIDVHKVGTEIERISSDIHTWTSQLEAFGVRRSIHNAAEASSSSYVQQERQLRQAYSFVEDNVVVGFDKDIKDLVGLLTEKENSRKHKVISVCGMGGLGKTTLARKVYQHPHVRTHFDCYAWASISQQCNRRDVFEEVYFAFTSPTDAQRKRIKNLSDVELARELYNFQKQKKCLVVLDDIWTATTWDLLQHAFPTTTQGDTLHSKILLTTRNKDVALHADQHGFIHEPRLLNEEESWELFHKKYFCVEADPSNSNYDEERKKELAVEMLRKCSGLPLAIIVLAGLLSKKHTVYDWEQLKANVIRWIGQGGQQHYDDSKYRSVRGVLGLSYSELPRHLKPCFLYLARYAEDVPIRAKELCLVLIAEGFISRRGGSVETLEEVAYDWLCELVERSMIQVKEMSLTEGRIKSFCIHDLMRDLCVSKAQEENFLHFTDWQNKGEEFPIETKVRRVSIYDNGNIDGSDFIHMLRNKDGSLRCLALYCERIEKRKRILRHACNHFLKLRVLIIGQRYAFNTFELPKEIGNLIHLRLLSIPKWKIKKIPSSFGNLRCLQTLRVWTRSYKIPSSMCKLEQLRHLYLITEDGNGIEFGNFLRSTKSRNLQTLVGISTKDLLLSDLLQLKSLKKLGIRVDRNFVTFLHNPQSLTFTRLLSLQMNNLFGTKIDIVPLILSCPQIYKLTVELPIIRLPEVNQFSPNLIKLKLTGLLLEDDPMPTLEKLPKLRVLMISFNSFTGDEMVCSRGGFPRLESLQLTGLYYLKEWKVEESALPTLAYLRIHYCSKLRVPDGVRNIVTLNEIKIISMPKKFKERMEEGGDDFHKVNHVPSRVFINCDTD